Proteins from one Hemiscyllium ocellatum isolate sHemOce1 chromosome 6, sHemOce1.pat.X.cur, whole genome shotgun sequence genomic window:
- the gja8b gene encoding gap junction protein alpha 8 paralog b isoform X1, translating into MGDWSFLGNILEEVNEHSTVIGRVWLTVLFIFRILILGTAAEFVWGDEQSDFVCNTQQPGCENVCYDEAFPISHIRLWVLQIIFVSTPSLVYVGHAVHHVRMEEKRKDREEGDRQQHMNTERLLLAPEEALKDIGKTNKRFRLEGTLLRTYICHIIFKTIFEVGFVVGQYFLYGFRILPLYRCERWPCPNFVDCFVSRPTEKTIFVIFMLAVASVSLFLNFVEVSHLGWKKIRFAFREPGQQPEAYPEPKPYHSIDVASVPKAKGYKLLQEDKPTPPFFQLTAAGVDLSSVPSITYPEKAKGVGPVDNLVKIHNETLLSYQQHEDADPEQQAEQAVQADPDPVPLAEPEEEGEKNELEPLTTANESLADTRPLSRLSKSSSRARSDDLTV; encoded by the coding sequence ATGGGTGATTGGAGTTTCCTTGGGAATATTTTGGAGGAAGTGAATGAGCACTCCACTGTGATCGGAAGAGTGTGGCTGACAGTGTTGTTTATTTTCCGCATCCTTATCCTTGGCACGGCTGCCGAGTTCGTGTGGGGGGATGAGCAGTCTGACTTCGTTTGCAACACTCAGCAGCCGGGCTGTGAAAACGTCTGCTACGATGAAGCGTTCCCCATCTCGCACATCCGACTCTGGGTACTGCAGATCATTTTCGTATCCACGCCGTCCCTGGTGTATGTGGGCCATGCGGTGCACCATGTCAGGATGGAAGAGAAGAGAAAGGACAGGGAAGAAGGGGACAGACAGCAGCACATGAACACTGAAAGGCTACTCTTAGCTCCTGAAGAGGCTCTGAAAGACATCGGCAAGACCAACAAGAGATTTCGCCTGGAGGGGACCCTGCTGAGGACCTATATCTGCCACATCATTTTCAAAACCATCTTTGAGGTGGGTTTTGTGGTTGGTCAGTACTTCCTGTACGGGTTCCGCATCTTACCCCTGTATCGCTGCGAAAGGTGGCCTTGCCCCAACTTTGTTGACTGCTTTGTCTCCAGGCCAACGGAGAAGACAATCTTTGTGATTTTCATGCTGGCCGTAGCCTCGGTGTCCCTCTTCCTGAATTTCGTGGAGGTAAGTCACCTGGGCTGGAAGAAGATCAGGTTTGCTTTCCGAGAGCCTGGCCAGCAGCCTGAAGCCTACCCAGAGCCCAAGCCATACCATTCCATTGATGTTGCTTCGGTACCGAAAGCGAAAGGGTACAAGCTCCTGCAAGAGGACAAACCTACTCCCCCTTTCTTCCAACTGACAGCAGCTGGGGTAGACCTGAGCTCGGTGCCGTCCATCACCTATCCGGAGAAAGCAAAGGGTGTTGGCCCGGTAGATAACCTGGTAAAGATTCATAACGAGACTTTGCTGTCTTACCAACAACATGAAGATGCAGATCCCGAGCAGCAGGCTGAACAGGCGGTACAGGCTGATCCCGATCCTGTCCCACTCGCAGAACccgaggaagagggagagaagaaCGAACTGGAACCTCTGACAACAGCCAATGAGAGCCTGGCAGATACACGGCCCCTCAGCAGGTTAAGCAAAAGCAGCAGTCGAGCTCGCTCTGATGATTTAACTGTCTGA
- the gja8b gene encoding gap junction protein alpha 8 paralog b isoform X3, translating to MGDWSFLGNILEEVNEHSTVIGRVWLTVLFIFRILILGTAAEFVWGDEQSDFVCNTQQPGCENVCYDEAFPISHIRLWVLQIIFVSTPSLVYVGHAVHHVRMEEKRKDREEGDRQQHMNTERLLLAPEEALKDIGKTNKRFRLEGTLLRTYICHIIFKTIFEVGFVVGQYFLYGFRILPLYRCERWPCPNFVDCFVSRPTEKTIFVIFMLAVASVSLFLNFVEVSHLGWKKIRFAFREPGQQPEAYPEPKPYHSIDVASVPKAKGYKLLQEDKPTPPFFQLTAAGVDLSSVPSITYPEKAKGVGPVDNLVKIHNETLLSYQQHEDADPEQQAEQASLADTRPLSRLSKSSSRARSDDLTV from the exons ATGGGTGATTGGAGTTTCCTTGGGAATATTTTGGAGGAAGTGAATGAGCACTCCACTGTGATCGGAAGAGTGTGGCTGACAGTGTTGTTTATTTTCCGCATCCTTATCCTTGGCACGGCTGCCGAGTTCGTGTGGGGGGATGAGCAGTCTGACTTCGTTTGCAACACTCAGCAGCCGGGCTGTGAAAACGTCTGCTACGATGAAGCGTTCCCCATCTCGCACATCCGACTCTGGGTACTGCAGATCATTTTCGTATCCACGCCGTCCCTGGTGTATGTGGGCCATGCGGTGCACCATGTCAGGATGGAAGAGAAGAGAAAGGACAGGGAAGAAGGGGACAGACAGCAGCACATGAACACTGAAAGGCTACTCTTAGCTCCTGAAGAGGCTCTGAAAGACATCGGCAAGACCAACAAGAGATTTCGCCTGGAGGGGACCCTGCTGAGGACCTATATCTGCCACATCATTTTCAAAACCATCTTTGAGGTGGGTTTTGTGGTTGGTCAGTACTTCCTGTACGGGTTCCGCATCTTACCCCTGTATCGCTGCGAAAGGTGGCCTTGCCCCAACTTTGTTGACTGCTTTGTCTCCAGGCCAACGGAGAAGACAATCTTTGTGATTTTCATGCTGGCCGTAGCCTCGGTGTCCCTCTTCCTGAATTTCGTGGAGGTAAGTCACCTGGGCTGGAAGAAGATCAGGTTTGCTTTCCGAGAGCCTGGCCAGCAGCCTGAAGCCTACCCAGAGCCCAAGCCATACCATTCCATTGATGTTGCTTCGGTACCGAAAGCGAAAGGGTACAAGCTCCTGCAAGAGGACAAACCTACTCCCCCTTTCTTCCAACTGACAGCAGCTGGGGTAGACCTGAGCTCGGTGCCGTCCATCACCTATCCGGAGAAAGCAAAGGGTGTTGGCCCGGTAGATAACCTGGTAAAGATTCATAACGAGACTTTGCTGTCTTACCAACAACATGAAGATGCAGATCCCGAGCAGCAGGCTGAACAGGCG AGCCTGGCAGATACACGGCCCCTCAGCAGGTTAAGCAAAAGCAGCAGTCGAGCTCGCTCTGATGATTTAACTGTCTGA
- the gja8b gene encoding gap junction protein alpha 8 paralog b isoform X2, with product MGDWSFLGNILEEVNEHSTVIGRVWLTVLFIFRILILGTAAEFVWGDEQSDFVCNTQQPGCENVCYDEAFPISHIRLWVLQIIFVSTPSLVYVGHAVHHVRMEEKRKDREEGDRQQHMNTERLLLAPEEALKDIGKTNKRFRLEGTLLRTYICHIIFKTIFEVGFVVGQYFLYGFRILPLYRCERWPCPNFVDCFVSRPTEKTIFVIFMLAVASVSLFLNFVEVSHLGWKKIRFAFREPGQQPEAYPEPKPYHSIDVASVPKAKGYKLLQEDKPTPPFFQLTAAGVDLSSVPSITYPEKAKGVGPVDNLVKIHNETLLSYQQLAEPEEEGEKNELEPLTTANESLADTRPLSRLSKSSSRARSDDLTV from the exons ATGGGTGATTGGAGTTTCCTTGGGAATATTTTGGAGGAAGTGAATGAGCACTCCACTGTGATCGGAAGAGTGTGGCTGACAGTGTTGTTTATTTTCCGCATCCTTATCCTTGGCACGGCTGCCGAGTTCGTGTGGGGGGATGAGCAGTCTGACTTCGTTTGCAACACTCAGCAGCCGGGCTGTGAAAACGTCTGCTACGATGAAGCGTTCCCCATCTCGCACATCCGACTCTGGGTACTGCAGATCATTTTCGTATCCACGCCGTCCCTGGTGTATGTGGGCCATGCGGTGCACCATGTCAGGATGGAAGAGAAGAGAAAGGACAGGGAAGAAGGGGACAGACAGCAGCACATGAACACTGAAAGGCTACTCTTAGCTCCTGAAGAGGCTCTGAAAGACATCGGCAAGACCAACAAGAGATTTCGCCTGGAGGGGACCCTGCTGAGGACCTATATCTGCCACATCATTTTCAAAACCATCTTTGAGGTGGGTTTTGTGGTTGGTCAGTACTTCCTGTACGGGTTCCGCATCTTACCCCTGTATCGCTGCGAAAGGTGGCCTTGCCCCAACTTTGTTGACTGCTTTGTCTCCAGGCCAACGGAGAAGACAATCTTTGTGATTTTCATGCTGGCCGTAGCCTCGGTGTCCCTCTTCCTGAATTTCGTGGAGGTAAGTCACCTGGGCTGGAAGAAGATCAGGTTTGCTTTCCGAGAGCCTGGCCAGCAGCCTGAAGCCTACCCAGAGCCCAAGCCATACCATTCCATTGATGTTGCTTCGGTACCGAAAGCGAAAGGGTACAAGCTCCTGCAAGAGGACAAACCTACTCCCCCTTTCTTCCAACTGACAGCAGCTGGGGTAGACCTGAGCTCGGTGCCGTCCATCACCTATCCGGAGAAAGCAAAGGGTGTTGGCCCGGTAGATAACCTGGTAAAGATTCATAACGAGACTTTGCTGTCTTACCAACAAC TCGCAGAACccgaggaagagggagagaagaaCGAACTGGAACCTCTGACAACAGCCAATGAGAGCCTGGCAGATACACGGCCCCTCAGCAGGTTAAGCAAAAGCAGCAGTCGAGCTCGCTCTGATGATTTAACTGTCTGA